TTGAGTCGAAATTCGATGCTGCCTTTTATGTCCTGCTGAGCGGTTTCTTCGAAATAGATCTCACCGCCACAACTGGCACGGACCCATGCCCGTTGCACCCTCGCGGAATGGCTCCCACGAGGTACGAAGGTGGGCGGGGGCAGATTGTCATTGCCTGCAACAGAAACCCCGATTTGTCCGTCGATGACCAAGGTTGTTGGGCCCGAGCCTAAAACAGTCTTGTCCAGGTGCAGGTCGAAGACCAACGCATCGGTCGTCCCAGGACCACTCGACGAGACTCTCACACTGGTGAATCCGCCGAGGGCAAAGCGATGCACGTCCGACGGAAAGCGTCGTCCCAAGGTGTCGAAGCGTTGGCCCAAGGGGTCGTAGGCTTCCCACTCGCCGTTGTACTCCACCTGAAGATTGCCATGCAGACCCGTGGGTACATCACGACGGGGCACATCATCAGAGGAGTCTGAGGGACCGCAGGCGATAATCGACAGCGCGCAGAGGCCCATCGGCAGGGCACGGACAAAACTCAGCAGGGCAGACGTGTGCATGGCTGGCGCTGCATAGCACGCGCCTTCTTCCACCCGTCAACGTTGGCCCTCGGGCATCGGACTGCACACATTCCACCGGCGGCGCCGGCGCGTCAGGTTCGGCGAGCGCCACGGGCGGAGTCGATCACACATGTCGTGAATACGGCGGCGTGACGGCCGTCGGGAGCAGACAGGCAGCTTCTTCCTGCTCCCGAAAGGTCCCGCGATGCGTTCCCGATTCTTGCTGGCCGTGGTTTCCGTCTTCGCGCTGGCGTCGAGCGCCTGTGTCATGGCTCCGCTGGAACAGGGTTACACCGACTGCGGCAGCTTCCTGGACGCGGAGCCCTGTCATCCCGGGCAGTACTGCGCGGAGTCCACCCTCAGCCGTTGTGAGCTCGGCTGCACCAGTGATGAGAACTGCGCTCGCAACCAGTCCTGCGTGAAGGAATCCGGGCGACAGGTCGGCATCTGCCTCAACAAGTGCCCGTCGTGCACCTAGGATGACTCCCGAGGGCCCCGGGCCCGTCGTTCGGGAGGTGACGTCGATGCGCGCGGTGGTGTTCCAGCACGAAGAGCATGAGGGGCCGGGCCTGTTGGCGCCGGCACTACAGGCGGCGGGATTCACGCTGGTGCCGCGCTTCCGCGCCGTGCGCCGGGAGGACGTGGACGCGGAGCTGCTCGTGGTCATGGGTGGCCGCATGGCCGTCTACGAGTCGGACCAGCACCCCTTCCTGCGCCAGGAACTCGGCATCCTGATGGAGCGGCTCGCCTACGAGCGCCCCTGCCTGGGCTTCTGCCTGGGCGCGCAGATGCTCGCGGCGGCGGCGGGTTCGGAGGTGTCCGCCGGGAAGAACGGCTTCGAGGTGGGCGTGGGCCCCGTGCGCTGGACCGCCGCCGCGCAGCAGGACCCGGTGCTGTCGGGGGCGAAGCCGCGCACGGTGGTCGCGCACTGGCATGGTGACACCTATGCGCCAGTGCCCGATGCAACGCTGCTGGCCTCCACGGACCGGTACACCCAACAGGCCTTCCGGCTGGGCGCGTCCTATGGCTTCCAGT
This genomic window from Myxococcus hansupus contains:
- a CDS encoding type 1 glutamine amidotransferase is translated as MRAVVFQHEEHEGPGLLAPALQAAGFTLVPRFRAVRREDVDAELLVVMGGRMAVYESDQHPFLRQELGILMERLAYERPCLGFCLGAQMLAAAAGSEVSAGKNGFEVGVGPVRWTAAAQQDPVLSGAKPRTVVAHWHGDTYAPVPDATLLASTDRYTQQAFRLGASYGFQFHLELTATEMGRWLDIEAESLQQRGKNLQELKAQLPKLKAAEADNTEVLHRLANHFARVAAGR